Proteins from one Drosophila gunungcola strain Sukarami chromosome 3R, Dgunungcola_SK_2, whole genome shotgun sequence genomic window:
- the LOC128252292 gene encoding elongation of very long chain fatty acids protein 7 — MRHNMVAYLYCLVRDLYAEHGDPRVAHLPLLGNLWIVLAIVSVYVAFVLHYGPRWMEHRAPFELKRVMQVYNVVQVLANATIFYFGLTNTYLQPGYSWTCQPVDHQDRSPAMMKTLYASYGYYMLKYLDLLDTVFIVLRKKNSQVSFLHVYHHGGMVFGVSIFMTFLGGSHCTMLGVINLLVHTVMYAYYYAASLGAVKNLLWWKQRITQLQLLQFGYLTCHFLLVIVRNPCQFPVFIAFIGFIQNIFMFSMFFDFYYKTYVRRQRKSAKPQLKAS; from the exons ATGAGGCACAACATGGTAGCGTACCTGTACTGCCTGGTGCGGGATCTGTACGCGGAGCACGGGGATCCCCGGGTGGCGCATCTGCCGCTGCTGGGCAACCTGTGGATCGTGCTGGCCATTGTGTCCGTGTATGTGGCCTTTGTGCTCCACTACGGACCCCGGTGGATGGAGCACCGCGCTCCCTTCGAGCTGAAGCGGGTCATGCAGGTGTACAACGTGGTGCAGGTGCTGGCCAATGCCACCATTTTCTACTTTGGCCTGACCAACACCTACCTGCAGCCGGGATACAGCTGGACCTGCCAGCCGGTGGATCACCAGGACAGATCGCCGGCCATGATGAAGACGCTGTACGCCTCGTATGGCTACTACATGCTCAAGTACCTGGACCTACTCGATACG GTTTTCATAGTGCTGCGCAAGAAGAACTCGCAGGTGAGCTTCCTGCATGTCTACCACCACGGCGGCATGGTCTTCGGCGTGTCCATCTTCATGACCTTCCTGGGCGGGTCGCACTGCACGATGCTGGGGGTCATCAACCTGCTGGTGCACACCGTGATGTATGCCTACTACTATGCCGCCTCGCTGGGCGCCGTGAAGAACCTGCTGTGGTGGAAGCAGCGCATTACGcaactgcagctgctgcagttcGGCTACCTCACCTGCCACTTCCTGCTGGTGATCGTGCGGAACCCATGCCAGTTTCCGGTGTTCATCGCCTTCATCGGCTTCATCCAGAACATCTTCATGTTCTCCATGTTCTTCGACTTCTACTACAAGACCTATGTGCGCAGGCAGCGCAAGTCGGCAAAGCCGCAGCTGAAAGCCAGCTGA